A region from the Panthera uncia isolate 11264 chromosome D3 unlocalized genomic scaffold, Puncia_PCG_1.0 HiC_scaffold_8, whole genome shotgun sequence genome encodes:
- the DDT gene encoding D-dopachrome decarboxylase, with the protein MPFVELDTNLPAGRVPAGLEKRLCAATAAILSKPEDRVNVTLRPGLAMAVNGSTDPCAQLIISSIGVVGTAEENRGHSARFFEFLTKEMGLGQDRIIIRFFPLEPWQIGKKGTVMTFL; encoded by the exons ATGCCGTTTGTTGAGTTGGACACCAACTTGCCCGCCGGCCGTGTGCCCGCCGGACTGGAGAAGCGGCTCTGCGCGGCCACGGCAGCCATCCTGAGCAAACCTGAGGAC CGCGTGAACGTGACCTTGCGACCAGGTCTGGCCATGGCGGTGAACGGCTCTACCGATCCCTGCGCGCAGCTGATCATCTCCTCCATAGGTGTGGTGGGCACGGCCGAGGAGAACCGTGGACACAGCGCCCGATTCTTCGAGTTCCTCACCAAGGAGATGGGCCTGGGCCAGGATCG GATAATTATCCGATTTTTCCCTCTGGAGCCCTGGCAGATTGGCAAGAAAGGGACAGTCATGACTTTTCTATGA